One Leptospira wolbachii serovar Codice str. CDC genomic region harbors:
- a CDS encoding membrane protein has translation MKRIRPFALLLFFFTFYLWNTKVLFESDNLYGRFDWDMYSFHVEFLRKSFLEFGTIFPLWNPYYGAGFPVWENPTSKVGSFTHLLVLFFPTLTALKISFLFYFIFSGFLNFHSFRLYTKSNVLVSFLFVLVFQFSGFVFQKFYAGHLNQIPGLFLPALVFYILSFTKKQNWVVAISIVAITYILLSEGSIYPLSQTTFLIFFLVIREFYLSDKPREVTYRLAKLSILVLGILALKWIPTFLFVHSVGRYFAPDNYTLDWKDYYPIFFGSSQHPFLAQSLSQMQYRHWEYGNYLGQLPLFLSPLVFFTKRKMVSVLFLLTLVLWLMAGNTSPYSPATILEHLPIYSWERVYPRWSLSVVFLYAWCLAVGFQNLWNLVPKKFHIGLGLLTILCLLLHTQDTRKMNTKFLSEIFVLPLPEVSIQNQNHYPITVPSVPNYGSDSQMLPALLSNLATNDIYENITFYFTNQTIKDKDYKGEFYLLPTKQKFDPKTWKPDYYEFDFLKKGETLVFNQKFHQAFTTSVPDLEPCSFNGYLAVSANKEIRYLKIKYSLLKTLTPISKFQNSCKESG, from the coding sequence ATGAAGCGCATTAGGCCTTTTGCCTTACTTCTATTTTTTTTCACATTCTATCTTTGGAATACAAAAGTCCTATTCGAATCGGACAACCTCTATGGCCGTTTCGATTGGGATATGTATAGTTTTCATGTTGAATTTTTAAGAAAGTCTTTCTTGGAATTTGGAACTATCTTCCCATTATGGAATCCCTATTATGGAGCCGGATTTCCTGTTTGGGAAAACCCAACTAGTAAAGTTGGAAGTTTCACCCACTTACTTGTTCTTTTTTTTCCTACACTCACCGCACTCAAAATTAGTTTTCTATTTTACTTTATCTTTTCAGGATTTCTCAATTTCCATTCCTTTCGTCTTTATACAAAATCAAATGTTTTGGTTTCGTTCCTATTTGTTTTGGTATTTCAATTTTCGGGATTTGTATTTCAAAAATTCTATGCCGGTCACCTAAACCAAATCCCAGGTCTTTTTTTGCCCGCACTTGTATTTTACATTCTTAGTTTTACAAAAAAACAGAATTGGGTGGTTGCGATTTCAATTGTTGCCATCACCTATATTTTGTTATCTGAAGGAAGTATTTACCCTCTTTCGCAAACAACATTCCTTATTTTCTTTTTAGTGATCCGCGAATTCTATCTTTCTGATAAACCCAGAGAGGTTACCTACCGATTGGCAAAACTCTCAATCCTTGTATTAGGCATTCTGGCCCTCAAATGGATTCCTACTTTTTTATTTGTTCATTCGGTAGGTAGGTATTTTGCTCCGGACAATTACACTTTGGATTGGAAAGACTACTATCCTATTTTTTTTGGCTCTTCCCAACATCCATTCCTTGCCCAATCTCTTTCCCAAATGCAATACCGGCATTGGGAGTACGGAAACTACCTAGGCCAGTTACCATTATTTCTTTCACCCTTGGTATTCTTTACAAAAAGAAAAATGGTTTCCGTTTTATTCCTTCTAACACTCGTTTTATGGCTTATGGCAGGAAATACTTCCCCCTATTCACCCGCTACCATCCTAGAACACTTACCCATCTATTCCTGGGAGCGTGTGTATCCCAGATGGAGTCTTAGTGTTGTATTTTTATATGCTTGGTGTTTGGCCGTAGGGTTTCAAAATCTTTGGAACTTGGTTCCGAAAAAATTCCATATAGGACTCGGTCTTCTGACTATACTATGTTTACTGCTTCATACGCAAGACACAAGAAAAATGAACACCAAGTTTCTTTCGGAAATTTTTGTTCTTCCTTTGCCCGAGGTTTCCATACAAAATCAGAATCATTATCCAATCACCGTTCCGTCCGTTCCCAATTATGGTTCTGATTCCCAAATGTTGCCTGCCCTTCTTTCCAATCTAGCAACCAACGATATTTATGAAAATATAACCTTCTATTTCACAAACCAAACGATAAAGGACAAAGATTACAAAGGTGAATTCTATCTCTTACCCACCAAACAAAAGTTTGATCCAAAAACTTGGAAACCAGACTACTATGAATTTGATTTTTTAAAAAAAGGAGAGACTTTGGTTTTTAACCAAAAGTTTCACCAAGCCTTTACAACTTCCGTTCCAGACTTGGAGCCGTGTTCGTTTAATGGATATTTGGCAGTATCTGCCAACAAAGAGATAAGATATCTTAAAATAAAATATTCACTTTTAAAAACTCTAACTCCCATTTCAAAATTTCAAAATTCCTGCAAAGAAAGCGGATAA
- a CDS encoding GNAT family N-acetyltransferase encodes MKPNTMNKTERILEVRLAENQLEIERALALRYEVFNLEMGEGLPQSSATRKDRDEYDLYCHHLIVIDKSTDDKKIVGTYRILTRQNAKNGIGFYSENEFDITSIYNLPDEIAEVGRSCVHPDYRDGSVISLLWQGLAEFMNKHNVRYLMGCGSIHSTDAGVASQSYGFLKAKDAIAPEEFRVYPNPDYVLPGFDANFHVEDPKTISKNIPPLLKGYLRVGAKICGIPALDSVFGTTDVFILFDRKEITERYAKHYMNA; translated from the coding sequence ATGAAACCAAATACAATGAACAAAACAGAACGAATCTTAGAAGTTCGTTTAGCTGAAAACCAATTGGAAATTGAAAGAGCACTGGCACTACGTTATGAAGTGTTTAACTTAGAAATGGGAGAAGGTCTGCCACAATCTTCTGCTACTCGTAAAGACCGTGATGAGTACGATTTGTACTGCCACCACTTAATTGTTATCGATAAATCTACAGATGACAAAAAAATTGTAGGAACCTACCGCATCTTAACTCGCCAAAATGCTAAAAACGGAATAGGTTTCTACAGTGAAAATGAATTTGATATCACTTCTATTTATAACCTACCGGATGAAATTGCAGAAGTAGGACGCTCTTGTGTCCACCCTGACTACCGTGACGGATCGGTCATATCACTCCTTTGGCAAGGTCTTGCTGAATTTATGAACAAACATAATGTTCGTTATTTGATGGGTTGCGGATCCATTCACTCAACTGATGCAGGAGTTGCTTCTCAATCGTATGGATTTTTGAAAGCGAAAGATGCGATTGCCCCAGAGGAATTTCGTGTATATCCAAACCCTGACTATGTCCTCCCTGGTTTTGATGCTAATTTCCATGTAGAAGATCCCAAAACAATCTCCAAAAATATCCCTCCACTTTTGAAAGGATACCTCCGAGTGGGTGCTAAAATCTGTGGAATTCCTGCACTGGATTCTGTTTTTGGTACTACAGATGTGTTTATTCTTTTCGACCGCAAGGAAATCACCGAGAGATATGCGAAACACTATATGAATGCATGA
- a CDS encoding SOS response-associated peptidase family protein gives MILEEEKKADWFHRLPKEAINHFLESTSPLYEIKHPKSQIQSFQLSGESIISTSSVWGIKPSWCPDYLTNTKSEKLVSSPFWNQFINNRILIPVHSFFEWQTQNTGKKHKFEITFKSPYTYFAGLWGEERGMRWITILTGEANDKMKTIHNSGENKHRQPITMPIQNQNHWMDPTVKNPKDVTDLLYHFTNDETTEFDLNKETTLFD, from the coding sequence TTGATATTAGAAGAGGAAAAAAAAGCAGATTGGTTTCATCGGTTACCTAAAGAAGCTATTAATCATTTTCTAGAATCTACTTCCCCGCTTTATGAAATCAAACATCCCAAAAGCCAGATCCAATCATTTCAATTATCAGGTGAATCAATTATTAGTACCAGTAGCGTATGGGGTATAAAACCATCGTGGTGTCCCGATTATTTAACAAACACAAAATCTGAAAAATTAGTCTCCTCGCCTTTCTGGAATCAATTTATAAACAATCGAATCCTTATCCCCGTTCATTCATTTTTTGAATGGCAAACACAAAATACAGGTAAAAAACATAAATTCGAAATTACATTCAAATCTCCATATACTTACTTCGCTGGGTTATGGGGAGAAGAAAGGGGAATGCGTTGGATCACAATTCTCACTGGTGAAGCAAATGATAAAATGAAGACCATCCATAATAGTGGTGAGAACAAACATCGTCAGCCAATTACCATGCCTATACAAAATCAAAACCATTGGATGGACCCAACCGTAAAAAACCCTAAAGATGTTACAGACCTTTTATACCATTTCACAAATGACGAAACGACAGAATTTGACCTAAATAAAGAGACTACTTTGTTTGACTAA